Proteins from a genomic interval of Aureimonas sp. AU20:
- a CDS encoding STAS domain-containing protein has translation MSSSTNTIALSGSYELSRLAELRTELLEFSGQNPEGPVHLDLEAVDRADVGLVQLLASFGASLSAKGRELTLALSGAVETLFQRAGVPVPGR, from the coding sequence ATGTCTTCTTCAACCAACACAATCGCCCTGTCCGGCTCCTACGAGCTGTCCCGTCTCGCCGAGTTGCGCACGGAACTGCTCGAGTTTTCGGGACAAAATCCCGAAGGGCCGGTTCATCTCGACCTCGAAGCCGTGGATCGCGCCGATGTCGGCCTCGTCCAGCTTCTGGCGAGTTTTGGCGCCTCGCTCTCGGCCAAGGGACGCGAGCTGACGCTCGCCCTGTCCGGCGCCGTCGAGACCCTGTTCCAACGTGCCGGCGTTCCCGTGCCCGGTCGCTGA